In Bacillota bacterium, a single window of DNA contains:
- a CDS encoding magnesium chelatase has translation MSKSYGQLVRHRENQSLFTAVELSILAAESSTPLHLHAEGLRGTGKTTILRAARQICGEIVRVSGCLYNCAPEAPHCPEHRHMGQQSLKSLGVEVIPMPFLEISHGAKVATVVGSIDLARLTRQEGPQAALLPGTLAQAHRGVVLVDEINRLVDTNPEIADVLLDVMGTKPGRLQIEEVGLPKVELPLTVTVWAASNPDEDPGPLDSIRRQLADRFDLSVGVKAPSDAQALSQILMLSQRLPGSMLGEGLPTAEERKLWRREPFTKTDGIVIPSAAIELVAKLYIERNIESVRAAEAILIAARMHCAYRGGHGVEKVDIVAGLTLALRHRVRPEVLADIVAEMNSIPLTLAKEQQKALSNVAEQAASPPNFMARLRDVFKSANPHSPGGPHVSQSSAPYHGAYRHVDIPGRVGPVHAGSGLGSVAPPLAARQLVEIPGVEQVKSQGDLLP, from the coding sequence TTGTCTAAGTCTTATGGGCAACTGGTGCGACATCGCGAAAATCAGTCGCTCTTTACCGCGGTAGAGCTATCTATTCTCGCTGCAGAGAGCAGTACGCCGCTCCACTTGCATGCGGAGGGTTTGCGGGGCACAGGCAAGACGACCATACTACGAGCAGCCAGGCAAATCTGCGGAGAGATAGTCAGAGTGAGCGGATGTCTCTACAACTGTGCACCTGAGGCTCCACATTGCCCAGAGCATCGACACATGGGCCAGCAGAGTCTAAAAAGTCTTGGTGTCGAGGTCATTCCCATGCCCTTCTTGGAGATATCACATGGGGCCAAAGTAGCCACCGTCGTTGGTAGCATCGACTTGGCACGCCTCACACGCCAAGAAGGACCACAAGCAGCGTTGCTGCCTGGCACATTGGCCCAAGCACATCGCGGGGTGGTGCTGGTGGACGAGATTAACCGCCTCGTTGACACCAACCCAGAAATTGCCGACGTGTTACTCGATGTGATGGGCACCAAGCCAGGCCGTCTACAAATAGAAGAGGTAGGACTACCCAAAGTTGAGCTGCCGCTAACTGTAACTGTGTGGGCAGCCTCAAATCCAGATGAAGATCCTGGCCCGCTAGACTCCATTCGTCGTCAACTGGCGGATCGCTTCGATTTGTCGGTGGGGGTCAAAGCGCCCTCTGACGCGCAGGCCCTCAGCCAGATTCTGATGCTCTCGCAAAGACTGCCTGGCAGCATGCTAGGAGAGGGCTTACCAACTGCCGAAGAGCGGAAACTTTGGCGAAGAGAGCCCTTCACCAAGACCGATGGTATTGTCATACCGAGTGCGGCCATCGAGTTAGTAGCCAAGCTATACATAGAACGCAACATTGAGAGTGTGCGAGCCGCAGAAGCGATCTTAATCGCGGCGCGCATGCACTGCGCCTATCGGGGAGGGCATGGCGTCGAAAAAGTGGACATCGTGGCCGGCTTGACACTGGCTCTGCGACACCGTGTGCGACCTGAAGTGTTGGCAGATATTGTCGCCGAAATGAACAGCATTCCGCTCACTCTCGCCAAAGAGCAGCAAAAGGCCTTGTCAAACGTAGCTGAACAAGCTGCCAGTCCGCCAAACTTTATGGCGCGCCTGCGCGATGTTTTTAAGTCCGCTAACCCGCATTCTCCAGGTGGGCCTCATGTCTCGCAGTCTAGCGCACCGTACCACGGCGCCTACCGCCATGTAGATATTCCTGGCAGGGTTGGCCCTGTGCACGCGGGTAGCGGGCTTGGCAGCGTGGCTCCTCCCCTTGCTGCCCGCCAACTAGTTGAGATTCCCGGAGTTGAACAAGTGAAGAGCCAGGGAGATTTGCTCCCGTGA
- a CDS encoding VWA domain-containing protein, producing MKDYFASSRQLSMLLAREEGCRVGETAVVSTKVHTLDPTNPATVFIITGRDAGQTFYKRGHAGEIVHIDIFHALARLDPHSLAKAARQGVAMYRHAKLLPVGINLADFIDLQSGLGGGRITGKLIYGQHGSDKRAHENHVHLTLRLSPPDFALVFFVVEQVERAILSLGSELRQVESIVHETSKNHVSYDSMAYSSYSDSFLREQRNMAADATLDNYQHRCLDIADLLEDVDDPLALRELLMLAAPVGRKAVLGRRNLPYEATKKLLGYNYWREEQGMYALTESGYELADFLKRCGRQIESDLRPQLRVGRGRGAIVAERWGREKKTFVAKAESAGKTLALVPTLVESLRQTVLEGQKWRVRARHLRYVKPLARGHCDILLLLDASASMLGQRMKASKVLASHLLQVTRDRLGVIYFQENKATLAVPFTRNRSLLREGLGRITPLGLTPLAEGLMQAASYLQQHSRKQESLLVVITDGIPTISQKSGDPVEDAMEVARSIRQEGINLCCIGLLPNQEVLRKLCQVAQGSMYIIDEITPEQLVGIVLTERRAVVREKQE from the coding sequence GTGAAAGACTACTTTGCCTCGTCTCGACAGCTCAGCATGCTGCTAGCGCGCGAGGAGGGTTGTAGAGTGGGTGAGACAGCAGTCGTGAGCACTAAAGTGCACACTCTCGACCCCACAAATCCTGCCACCGTGTTTATTATCACAGGCAGAGACGCCGGCCAGACATTTTACAAACGTGGTCACGCGGGGGAAATCGTGCACATAGACATTTTTCATGCCTTGGCACGTCTTGACCCCCACTCCTTGGCGAAGGCCGCTAGGCAGGGCGTGGCGATGTATCGCCACGCCAAGCTACTGCCTGTGGGCATCAACCTCGCCGACTTCATTGACCTGCAGAGTGGCTTGGGGGGGGGTCGTATCACGGGCAAACTCATCTATGGCCAGCATGGCTCGGACAAGAGGGCGCATGAGAACCACGTTCACCTCACTTTACGTCTCTCTCCCCCAGACTTTGCCCTCGTGTTTTTCGTGGTCGAACAGGTTGAACGAGCTATTCTAAGCCTGGGCAGTGAGCTACGCCAGGTTGAGAGTATTGTGCACGAGACGAGCAAAAATCACGTAAGTTACGACTCCATGGCCTACAGCTCTTACAGTGACTCTTTCTTGCGCGAGCAGAGAAACATGGCGGCGGATGCTACTCTAGACAATTACCAGCATCGTTGCCTAGACATTGCCGATCTGCTAGAGGATGTAGATGACCCGCTCGCTCTCCGAGAGCTATTAATGTTAGCCGCACCTGTCGGCCGCAAGGCGGTGCTAGGACGCCGCAACCTGCCCTACGAGGCTACGAAAAAACTCCTTGGCTACAACTACTGGCGTGAAGAGCAGGGCATGTATGCGCTCACAGAGTCAGGTTATGAGCTGGCCGATTTTCTTAAGCGGTGTGGGCGTCAAATTGAGAGCGACCTCAGGCCACAACTTAGGGTCGGGCGCGGACGAGGGGCTATAGTCGCAGAGAGATGGGGCAGAGAGAAAAAAACCTTCGTGGCAAAGGCAGAGTCAGCTGGTAAAACTCTAGCGCTAGTGCCCACGTTGGTGGAGAGCTTGCGTCAAACAGTTCTCGAAGGGCAGAAGTGGCGGGTTAGGGCGCGACATCTCCGCTACGTGAAGCCGCTAGCGCGCGGTCACTGCGATATCTTGCTCTTGCTCGACGCCTCAGCAAGCATGTTGGGACAACGCATGAAAGCCTCTAAAGTTCTGGCCTCGCACCTCTTGCAAGTTACCAGAGACAGGCTAGGGGTGATCTACTTTCAGGAGAACAAAGCAACGCTCGCCGTACCCTTTACCCGTAACCGCTCCCTGCTCAGGGAGGGGCTAGGTCGCATTACTCCTCTAGGTCTAACACCCCTAGCAGAGGGGCTTATGCAGGCGGCCTCATACTTGCAGCAGCACTCGCGCAAACAAGAGTCCCTGCTGGTAGTCATTACCGATGGCATCCCCACTATATCGCAAAAGAGCGGAGACCCTGTGGAGGATGCCATGGAGGTAGCCCGATCTATACGACAAGAGGGAATTAATCTGTGCTGTATTGGACTTTTGCCTAACCAAGAAGTCTTGCGTAAGCTGTGCCAAGTTGCGCAGGGTAGCATGTATATTATTGACGAAATCACGCCAGAGCAGCTGGTGGGCATTGTCCTTACCGAGCGTAGGGCAGTGGTGCGCGAAAAGCAGGAATAA
- a CDS encoding LapA family protein: MPIKLVFFSVLALVVALFALENSTLVAVRFLGFTFAEVPLAAVIIGLFTLGITVGVLFSLPKILFCRGRIRDLERELAQHAPQVLVPPAEQQKDAK; this comes from the coding sequence GTGCCCATAAAACTTGTTTTCTTCTCCGTACTTGCCCTTGTCGTGGCCCTATTCGCCCTAGAAAACTCTACCCTTGTGGCGGTGCGATTTCTCGGTTTTACTTTTGCCGAAGTACCATTGGCAGCCGTGATTATCGGTTTATTTACCCTAGGCATCACCGTGGGGGTACTCTTCTCCCTGCCTAAAATACTATTTTGTCGAGGACGCATTCGCGACCTGGAACGCGAACTCGCCCAGCATGCCCCACAGGTGCTTGTGCCCCCTGCAGAACAGCAAAAGGACGCCAAATGA
- the recJ gene encoding single-stranded-DNA-specific exonuclease RecJ has translation MYRWENIAAQASETTLKSGLHPLVENILWARGVRDHASLQAFLYPDYGNEHDPFLFSDMAMAVKRLELARERKEKVLIHGDYDADGITSAALLFLALTQFGLRPQVYIPTRAEGYGLQKDSLAMAAENGISLVITVDCGVQAVEEAKLAHSLGLDLIITDHHTPAAELPVVLALINPRLPHCTYPFKGLAGVGVAYKLACALLGEEARAYLDYVAVGTVADVAPLVGENRLYVKKGLEALASPRLCFQALMEVAAVKPASVTAGSIGFMLAPRLNAAGRLEDAVLPLQLLLTQDMAKAQALARELDDFNRARQRLEAQILAEALAMVEANSPALVLYAPHWSPGVVGVVASRLVERFHRPAILLCQDEEGALRGSGRSIPGFDLIAALRRCEHLLLRCGGHPMAAGLSLSLAEWEAFRAAFLALAGEIPPHYFIPKLTVQAEISPEDVSERLIADIALLAPFGVGNSQPIFASQPIVVADKRRVGKESQHLRLLLANSRGGNTAAVMFNQAARYDELVVGERVRVAFRPSLDEYQGKAQVSLHLQDFAVGKEWWLVDLPYMADYRFARLSAATQGAFFVPAHLFVPLILKVQGGEVSLQPALNLDDLDTAYVVTPRWRREPELPPGSKTYAADSDLVYNGNMSQQVLVPKRPSLMLYYRYLATRSSFSVGDFARAHSLPLAAAHSVCAAALQIFAELSLLTYEHYLGQVTLTHCPVVGTKQELGQSPTFNALQAWEKEALL, from the coding sequence ATGTATAGATGGGAGAACATTGCTGCACAGGCTAGTGAGACCACTTTAAAGAGTGGGCTTCACCCCTTGGTTGAGAATATTCTTTGGGCGCGTGGTGTGCGCGACCACGCTTCCCTGCAGGCCTTTCTCTATCCTGATTATGGCAACGAGCATGATCCCTTTTTGTTCAGTGACATGGCCATGGCTGTTAAGCGCCTCGAACTGGCGCGCGAGAGAAAAGAAAAAGTCCTCATTCATGGGGATTATGATGCGGATGGGATAACTTCCGCAGCGCTATTGTTCTTGGCACTCACCCAGTTCGGGCTGCGGCCACAAGTCTACATTCCCACTCGCGCCGAGGGCTATGGCCTGCAAAAGGACAGTCTGGCGATGGCCGCAGAGAATGGTATTTCCCTAGTAATAACAGTGGACTGCGGTGTGCAGGCGGTAGAAGAAGCTAAGCTCGCACACAGTCTAGGCCTAGACTTAATTATCACCGACCATCATACTCCGGCCGCAGAACTGCCTGTCGTGCTGGCGCTCATAAACCCGAGGCTCCCCCATTGCACCTACCCCTTCAAGGGTCTGGCGGGTGTAGGTGTCGCCTACAAATTGGCGTGCGCCTTGCTGGGCGAAGAGGCGAGAGCCTACCTTGACTACGTGGCGGTGGGCACTGTCGCCGACGTAGCTCCCTTAGTTGGGGAGAACCGCCTCTATGTCAAGAAAGGCCTAGAAGCGCTGGCGTCTCCACGGCTGTGCTTTCAAGCCCTGATGGAAGTTGCCGCGGTCAAGCCGGCCAGTGTGACTGCGGGAAGTATAGGCTTTATGCTCGCGCCGCGTTTAAATGCCGCTGGTCGTTTGGAAGATGCCGTTCTGCCTCTACAACTATTGCTTACGCAAGACATGGCTAAAGCACAAGCGCTAGCGCGTGAACTTGACGACTTTAATCGCGCCAGACAGCGCCTCGAGGCACAAATCTTAGCGGAGGCTTTAGCCATGGTCGAGGCCAATTCTCCGGCCCTCGTCTTGTATGCCCCCCATTGGTCACCAGGTGTGGTCGGTGTTGTTGCTTCTCGCCTCGTCGAGCGCTTTCATCGACCCGCTATCCTCCTTTGCCAAGACGAAGAGGGTGCCCTGCGTGGCTCTGGCCGCAGTATACCTGGGTTTGACCTTATTGCCGCTCTGCGGCGCTGTGAGCACCTGCTCCTGCGGTGCGGGGGCCATCCTATGGCCGCCGGTCTCTCTTTATCACTTGCGGAGTGGGAGGCTTTTCGTGCCGCCTTCTTGGCCTTAGCGGGTGAAATTCCACCCCACTACTTCATCCCCAAGCTTACGGTTCAAGCGGAGATCTCGCCCGAGGATGTTTCCGAACGCCTGATTGCCGATATCGCCCTCCTAGCACCCTTTGGGGTGGGCAATTCCCAGCCAATTTTTGCCTCGCAACCGATCGTCGTGGCCGACAAGCGGCGAGTCGGCAAAGAAAGCCAGCACCTGCGGTTGCTCCTGGCTAACTCGCGCGGTGGGAACACCGCGGCCGTGATGTTTAATCAGGCTGCCCGCTATGATGAACTGGTCGTTGGCGAGAGGGTGCGCGTAGCCTTTCGCCCTAGTCTCGATGAGTACCAGGGCAAAGCCCAAGTTTCTCTTCACCTGCAAGACTTTGCTGTCGGCAAAGAATGGTGGCTTGTGGACCTGCCCTACATGGCCGATTATCGTTTCGCGCGACTAAGCGCGGCAACCCAGGGCGCGTTCTTTGTTCCCGCACATCTCTTTGTGCCACTGATACTCAAAGTACAAGGGGGAGAAGTCTCTTTGCAACCTGCCCTCAACTTAGACGACCTTGACACGGCCTATGTGGTTACGCCGCGGTGGCGGCGCGAGCCAGAACTCCCACCAGGAAGCAAGACCTATGCGGCTGATAGCGATTTAGTGTATAATGGGAACATGTCGCAGCAGGTCCTAGTGCCTAAAAGGCCTAGCCTGATGCTTTACTATCGTTACCTGGCCACGCGGTCGTCGTTTTCTGTGGGCGACTTTGCGCGAGCCCATTCCCTGCCCTTAGCGGCCGCCCACAGCGTCTGTGCCGCGGCACTACAGATCTTTGCGGAACTTAGCTTGCTAACATATGAACATTACTTGGGGCAAGTCACACTGACCCACTGCCCGGTAGTGGGCACCAAGCAAGAACTCGGGCAATCACCAACTTTTAATGCCTTGCAAGCATGGGAAAAGGAGGCTTTACTGTGA
- a CDS encoding adenine phosphoribosyltransferase gives MDLSAKIRAIPDFPKSGILFRDITTLLQDGPAFRQAVDQLAELCAGTTFDLIVAPEARGFIMGTPLAYSLGKGFIPVRKAGKLPGKTRRASYTLEYGEDNLEIHEDAISPGMRVLVVDDLLATGGTIRSTVDLVEGLGGVVVGVAFLIELTELKGRDLLSGYPIHSLIKY, from the coding sequence ATCGACCTCTCCGCCAAAATACGCGCGATACCTGACTTTCCTAAATCTGGCATTCTATTTCGGGACATCACTACCTTGCTGCAGGACGGACCAGCCTTTAGGCAGGCTGTCGACCAATTAGCAGAATTGTGTGCCGGAACAACCTTCGATCTCATTGTTGCCCCCGAGGCACGCGGTTTTATTATGGGCACACCCTTGGCCTATTCACTCGGTAAGGGCTTCATTCCGGTGAGAAAAGCTGGCAAACTGCCGGGCAAGACTAGGCGCGCTTCGTACACCCTAGAGTATGGCGAAGACAACCTCGAGATTCACGAGGATGCCATTTCTCCTGGCATGCGTGTGCTCGTGGTAGATGACCTTCTGGCTACGGGGGGCACGATTCGCTCTACCGTCGACTTAGTCGAGGGTCTCGGTGGCGTTGTGGTCGGCGTGGCCTTTCTGATCGAACTCACAGAACTAAAGGGGCGCGACCTTCTTTCGGGGTACCCCATTCATTCTTTAATCAAGTACTAG
- a CDS encoding bifunctional (p)ppGpp synthetase/guanosine-3',5'-bis(diphosphate) 3'-pyrophosphohydrolase: MYSPGADFSLLARAVQFADSAHVGQKRESGEDYISHPLAVALILADIQLDMESICAAILHDVVEDTNVSLSDVAEKFGPRVAKLVDGVTKLGRLEFKNRQEQQAENLRKMLLAMSEDVRVILIKLADRLHNMRTLKFRPPQRQKPTAKETLDIYAPLAHRLGISRMQWELEDLAFRYLEPAAYEDVAERVATKRQDREQVINRARATLQQHLREVDIVAEIQGRPKHFYSIYRKMQSGKSFEEIYDLVAMRVIVDSVKDCYGVLGIIHSIWRPIPGRFKDFIATPKPNMYQSLHTTIVGEQGTPLELQIRTQEMHRIAEHGVAAHWAYKEGSKPERELSTKLAWLRSLIEWQKDLVDPEEFVEGLKIDLFTDEVFVFTPKGDVVDLPVGSIPIDFAYRVHTNIGHRCVGAKVNGRIVPLTYELKTGDIVEIVTTKQANGPSRDWIKLVRTPGARSRIRQWFKKEQKAENVERGGELLTKEVRRQNYPPEEVLLDKYLSDIAAQQNYISVDDMLANLGHGGVSAMHIANKLIAKYLKDRGPVALEPVSMVELTKQPFAAVEVQVVGLDNALVKFARCCSPLPGDEIIGFVTRGRGVSVHTSNCPNVPSLQRESERLINVAWGSRTQASYQVRIEFVGMDRPGLLQDVIQALAEIKTNITSLKARTTKDQEAHFNFSIVVRDLAHCERVLAKLHKIRDALSVKRATSILTKGDDVGAGGGTASNKG; encoded by the coding sequence ATGTACAGCCCCGGGGCAGATTTTAGCTTGCTCGCGCGGGCTGTTCAGTTTGCTGACAGTGCTCATGTTGGGCAGAAGCGTGAGTCTGGTGAGGACTATATCTCTCACCCCTTGGCGGTAGCCTTAATCTTGGCTGATATACAGCTCGATATGGAGAGCATCTGCGCTGCCATTTTACATGATGTAGTTGAGGATACCAATGTTAGTCTTTCTGATGTGGCGGAGAAATTTGGCCCGCGCGTCGCCAAGCTTGTCGACGGCGTGACCAAGTTAGGTCGCCTCGAGTTTAAGAACCGACAGGAGCAGCAGGCCGAAAATTTGCGCAAAATGCTCCTAGCCATGTCCGAAGATGTGCGGGTAATCTTGATTAAGTTGGCCGACAGACTGCACAATATGCGCACGCTTAAATTTCGTCCCCCCCAGCGGCAAAAGCCGACCGCCAAAGAGACGCTCGACATTTATGCGCCACTCGCTCATCGCCTCGGCATCAGTCGCATGCAGTGGGAGCTAGAAGACCTTGCCTTTCGCTACCTAGAGCCCGCGGCTTACGAGGATGTAGCGGAGCGCGTAGCCACCAAGCGGCAGGATAGAGAGCAAGTGATTAACCGCGCTCGCGCCACCCTACAGCAGCATTTGCGCGAGGTGGATATTGTCGCCGAGATACAGGGGCGGCCAAAACACTTTTACAGCATCTACCGCAAAATGCAGTCCGGCAAGAGCTTTGAAGAAATTTACGACTTAGTAGCCATGCGGGTCATTGTGGACTCCGTAAAAGACTGCTACGGTGTGCTTGGCATCATCCACAGCATTTGGCGACCTATTCCTGGTCGTTTCAAGGATTTTATCGCGACGCCTAAGCCTAACATGTACCAAAGTCTCCACACCACCATAGTGGGAGAGCAGGGCACGCCGCTGGAGCTCCAGATTAGGACACAGGAGATGCATCGCATCGCCGAACACGGTGTGGCTGCCCACTGGGCCTACAAAGAGGGTAGTAAGCCGGAGAGGGAGCTATCGACCAAGTTGGCATGGCTGCGCTCACTTATTGAATGGCAAAAAGATTTAGTGGACCCCGAAGAGTTCGTTGAAGGACTCAAGATTGACCTTTTTACAGATGAAGTCTTCGTTTTTACGCCTAAGGGCGATGTTGTGGATTTACCTGTAGGTTCGATCCCCATAGATTTTGCCTACCGTGTACATACCAATATCGGGCATCGCTGTGTAGGGGCTAAGGTAAACGGTCGTATCGTGCCCCTAACCTACGAGCTCAAAACGGGCGATATCGTGGAGATCGTGACTACCAAGCAAGCCAACGGACCGAGTCGCGACTGGATTAAGCTGGTGCGCACCCCGGGGGCACGCAGCCGCATACGCCAATGGTTCAAAAAAGAGCAGAAAGCGGAGAATGTCGAGCGTGGCGGCGAGCTACTCACCAAGGAGGTGCGGCGACAGAATTACCCTCCAGAGGAAGTTCTGTTGGACAAGTATTTGAGCGATATCGCCGCCCAGCAAAACTACATTTCTGTAGATGACATGCTGGCTAATCTCGGTCATGGCGGTGTCAGTGCCATGCACATCGCCAATAAACTCATCGCCAAGTACCTTAAAGATAGAGGCCCGGTAGCCTTAGAGCCTGTCTCGATGGTTGAGCTGACCAAGCAGCCCTTCGCCGCGGTGGAAGTGCAGGTCGTTGGTCTAGATAACGCCCTAGTTAAATTTGCACGTTGCTGCAGCCCTTTGCCGGGCGACGAAATCATTGGTTTTGTGACGCGCGGGCGAGGGGTATCGGTGCATACTAGTAACTGTCCAAATGTGCCTAGTCTGCAGCGCGAGAGCGAACGACTGATTAACGTCGCCTGGGGTTCTCGCACCCAGGCGTCCTACCAGGTTCGCATAGAGTTTGTGGGCATGGATCGTCCGGGGCTCTTGCAGGATGTTATTCAGGCGCTGGCTGAGATAAAGACGAACATTACGTCGCTAAAGGCGCGCACTACCAAAGATCAAGAAGCACATTTTAACTTTTCCATTGTCGTTCGTGATTTAGCGCATTGCGAGAGAGTCTTAGCCAAGCTACACAAAATTCGGGATGCTCTTAGCGTTAAGCGTGCTACCAGTATCTTGACTAAAGGAGACGATGTCGGTGCGGGCGGTGGTACAGCGAGTAACAAGGGCTAG
- the dtd gene encoding D-tyrosyl-tRNA(Tyr) deacylase has translation MRAVVQRVTRARVLVNGELSGEIAAGLVVLLGVGVNDTGSDVAYLIEKIAGLRVFADQAGKMNLSLAEIQGEVLAVSQFTLHGDCRRGKRPSFDGAARPEVAIPLYNEFVAGLRARGIVVATGSFGAMMQVELVNDGPVTILLDSEKVF, from the coding sequence GTGCGGGCGGTGGTACAGCGAGTAACAAGGGCTAGAGTACTGGTCAATGGGGAACTAAGCGGTGAAATTGCCGCTGGCTTGGTCGTACTGCTTGGTGTAGGCGTGAACGATACCGGGAGTGATGTCGCCTACTTGATAGAAAAAATTGCGGGACTTAGGGTGTTTGCCGATCAGGCTGGCAAAATGAATCTCAGCTTGGCAGAGATTCAAGGTGAGGTCTTGGCAGTTTCTCAATTCACTTTGCACGGCGATTGTCGCCGCGGCAAGCGACCGAGTTTTGACGGTGCGGCTCGCCCCGAAGTTGCCATACCCTTGTACAATGAATTTGTCGCGGGGCTTCGGGCCCGGGGCATCGTGGTAGCCACGGGTTCTTTTGGTGCCATGATGCAGGTCGAGCTTGTCAATGACGGCCCTGTAACCATCTTACTAGACAGCGAAAAAGTTTTTTAG
- a CDS encoding MBL fold metallo-hydrolase, whose product MKIESLALGKLQTNAYFLLHEGKAAVIDPAGDSDLCLAYLSEEGAVLDSIYFTHGHADHVAAAMELKRATGARIYGHSADSYLLGRVNDEVAMYLGLKEIITLDVELIPESSIDIAGSNFTVLATPGHTPGSVCYYSASLKVLFSGDTLFAKSIGRSDLLGGNAQVLRQSLLRLKELPDDTLVLPGHGPSTTIAEEKVHNRLW is encoded by the coding sequence GTGAAGATTGAGAGTTTGGCTTTGGGCAAGCTGCAGACTAATGCCTATTTTCTCCTGCATGAGGGTAAGGCAGCGGTAATAGACCCTGCCGGGGACAGTGACCTGTGCCTTGCTTACCTGAGCGAAGAGGGAGCAGTTCTTGACAGCATCTACTTTACTCATGGTCATGCCGATCATGTCGCCGCCGCTATGGAGTTAAAGCGTGCTACAGGTGCACGCATTTATGGACACAGCGCCGATTCATACTTACTGGGTCGAGTTAATGACGAAGTAGCTATGTACTTAGGCTTAAAAGAGATTATTACGCTTGATGTAGAGCTAATCCCCGAAAGCAGTATCGACATTGCCGGATCAAACTTCACTGTGCTGGCAACACCTGGGCACACGCCGGGTTCGGTTTGCTACTATAGCGCCTCACTCAAGGTCTTGTTCTCCGGAGACACTCTTTTCGCGAAGAGTATCGGTAGGTCGGACTTATTGGGTGGCAATGCGCAAGTACTCAGGCAGTCTCTGCTACGCCTTAAGGAATTGCCAGATGATACGCTAGTCTTGCCAGGGCATGGTCCTAGCACCACTATCGCGGAGGAGAAGGTGCATAATCGCCTTTGGTGA
- the hemZ gene encoding coproporphyrinogen dehydrogenase HemZ → MVKKLYGSLVGVRPGKLADHMLALGFAPREVVHRLCLEREVDPLRAKLLVEVALLQRELLAPFAATQDLVSLYIGIPFCPSRCAYCSFASHSLDKYRRAELERYCEGLVHEISSLGTQLRQLGLKVATCYIGGGTPTTLAPRELSSLLAAVRALPLWESAFELTVEAGRADTMEAEKLDILPRDIRLAINPQSMHDATLTAIGRSHTVEQVREKYALARTMGFDNINMDLIVGLPGEDAQAVRYSMAEVLDLAPDSVTLHMFSRKRASRFGGGEVWQTMDDTEAYMASDLTTEMLRQRGLRPYYLYRQRAILAGLENIGWARPGKECLYNMLIIGESQTIIGVGAGATSIFPLKTTEWERHANPKDAKMYLDRLPQLVAEKGRLLSEWRSKL, encoded by the coding sequence TTGGTGAAGAAACTATACGGTTCACTAGTCGGCGTTCGGCCAGGTAAATTGGCCGACCACATGCTAGCATTAGGCTTCGCACCGCGCGAGGTAGTTCATCGCCTGTGCCTAGAGCGCGAGGTAGACCCTTTGCGGGCCAAACTCTTAGTTGAAGTGGCCTTGTTGCAGCGCGAACTGCTTGCGCCCTTTGCCGCTACGCAGGACCTTGTCTCTCTCTACATAGGCATTCCCTTTTGTCCTTCACGTTGTGCCTACTGCAGTTTTGCCTCCCACAGCCTCGACAAGTATCGTCGTGCTGAGCTCGAGAGGTACTGTGAGGGCCTAGTACATGAAATTTCGTCTCTTGGCACACAGCTCCGCCAGCTAGGTCTCAAAGTCGCTACCTGCTACATTGGCGGTGGCACACCAACCACACTTGCACCTAGAGAGCTGTCAAGCTTGCTTGCGGCTGTGCGGGCACTACCGCTGTGGGAGTCTGCTTTTGAGCTGACTGTAGAAGCGGGGCGCGCCGACACCATGGAGGCAGAGAAGCTCGATATACTACCGCGAGACATTCGTCTCGCCATAAACCCCCAGAGCATGCATGACGCAACTCTCACGGCCATTGGGCGCTCTCATACGGTAGAGCAAGTGCGCGAAAAGTACGCCTTGGCCCGAACTATGGGCTTTGACAATATCAACATGGACCTTATCGTCGGCCTGCCCGGGGAAGATGCCCAAGCCGTCAGGTACAGCATGGCCGAGGTGCTCGACCTCGCTCCCGATAGTGTCACTTTGCACATGTTCTCGAGGAAGCGCGCTTCACGTTTTGGTGGAGGCGAAGTTTGGCAGACGATGGATGACACCGAGGCCTACATGGCGAGTGACCTAACGACAGAGATGCTGCGCCAGAGGGGGCTCCGGCCCTACTATCTCTATCGCCAGCGTGCGATTTTAGCAGGACTTGAAAACATCGGCTGGGCTAGGCCAGGCAAGGAATGTCTTTACAACATGCTAATTATCGGCGAGAGCCAGACGATTATCGGCGTGGGCGCTGGGGCCACCAGCATCTTTCCCTTAAAGACCACCGAGTGGGAACGTCACGCCAACCCTAAAGATGCTAAAATGTACTTAGATCGCCTGCCCCAACTAGTGGCAGAAAAGGGCAGACTACTAAGTGAGTGGAGGAGTAAATTATGA